One segment of Dolichospermum sp. DET69 DNA contains the following:
- a CDS encoding glycosyltransferase family 4 protein encodes MDKMRIIMLGESLDRQGGIVSVEKLIIKQALAEMTISHIPTLPKGSAIRKVLVFIKALILLSWQLLNQKIDLVHIHVSERGSAFRQALTTMIAWLLRKPVILHTHSADFHVFYANLPQIIQFGLSWIFCKSTRFIVLSDSWKKFYIENLSLQPEQVIVLPNPVKFPVEVPQRINSQKVNFLFLGRIGERKGAFDLITAFANLPLEQKQNAALIIAGDGEGEKAKDIIANLNLSEYITILDWVNEKQRDELLDKADVFVLPSYNEGLPMALLEAMSWQLPVITTPVGGIPELVINNQNGLLVPPGDVQKLSTAMQSLISDQELKQRLGKNARDSVKSFDVKNYLVSLSEIYQLILS; translated from the coding sequence ATGGATAAAATGCGAATTATCATGTTAGGGGAAAGTTTAGATAGGCAAGGTGGCATAGTTTCAGTGGAAAAACTGATCATCAAACAAGCTCTTGCAGAAATGACAATTAGCCATATACCTACGTTGCCAAAAGGATCGGCAATACGTAAAGTATTAGTCTTTATCAAAGCTTTAATATTATTATCTTGGCAACTCTTAAATCAAAAAATTGATCTTGTTCATATCCATGTTTCTGAGCGAGGTAGTGCTTTTCGTCAAGCATTGACTACTATGATTGCTTGGCTACTACGTAAACCTGTAATTCTTCATACTCATAGCGCTGATTTTCATGTTTTTTACGCCAACTTACCACAAATTATTCAATTTGGATTAAGTTGGATATTTTGCAAATCCACTCGGTTTATAGTTTTATCAGATAGTTGGAAAAAATTCTATATAGAAAATCTCAGTTTGCAACCAGAGCAAGTTATTGTTTTACCTAATCCAGTTAAATTCCCTGTAGAAGTTCCCCAACGGATAAACTCTCAAAAAGTTAATTTTTTATTTCTGGGTAGGATTGGAGAACGCAAAGGAGCATTTGATTTAATTACAGCTTTTGCTAATCTTCCTTTAGAACAAAAACAAAATGCAGCATTGATTATAGCAGGAGATGGAGAAGGAGAAAAAGCTAAGGATATAATTGCAAATCTAAATTTAAGTGAATACATTACTATTTTGGATTGGGTAAATGAAAAACAACGGGATGAACTTTTGGACAAAGCAGATGTTTTTGTATTACCTTCCTATAATGAAGGTTTACCTATGGCACTTCTGGAAGCTATGAGTTGGCAATTGCCGGTGATTACTACACCAGTTGGAGGTATACCAGAATTAGTAATTAATAATCAAAATGGCTTGCTCGTACCACCAGGGGATGTTCAAAAATTATCAACAGCAATGCAGTCTTTGATTTCTGATCAAGAGTTAAAACAGAGATTAGGAAAAAATGCTAGGGATAGCGTTAAGTCTTTTGATGTCAAAAATTATCTTGTTTCTTTATCAGAAATTTATCAATTAATATTGAGTTAA
- a CDS encoding glycosyltransferase family 4 protein translates to MKIALLHFCFEDYTIELANALIKYVDLTLIHPEKVSDVCRDALNPNIRVISFPKPRIRELGNISSMATMMRIIKQVQPDVLHVQETNDPWYDLTLLFNKMPPLVTTIHDVFRHPGDRQSVFGSEYTKRIAFYRSQQLIVHTQQLKDILHQQFQISQDQVSVLPHGELGSLYQRRSHQKTQEREPYTLLFFGRIWPYKGLKYLIEAMPLIAAKIPEVKLIIAGRGENIQEYFPNGYDSNQIELLNDFIPPEEVVELFQRSTISVLPYIEASQSGVVTLSYGMGTPVIAADVGGLSEIVKHQKDGLLVPPRNAQALADAIIFLLSDRNLQQQMQIAVLDRCQQDLNWSNIAKQTLQVYYKAINK, encoded by the coding sequence ATGAAAATCGCCTTGCTACATTTTTGTTTTGAAGACTACACCATTGAATTAGCGAATGCTCTCATTAAATATGTTGATTTAACCCTGATTCACCCGGAAAAAGTCTCTGATGTATGCCGCGATGCTCTTAATCCCAATATCCGGGTGATTAGCTTTCCTAAACCAAGAATTCGTGAGCTAGGTAATATCTCATCTATGGCGACCATGATGCGGATCATCAAACAAGTGCAGCCAGATGTACTGCACGTTCAAGAAACCAATGATCCTTGGTATGATTTGACCTTATTGTTCAACAAAATGCCACCATTGGTGACAACCATTCATGATGTATTTCGGCATCCAGGCGATCGCCAGAGTGTATTTGGTTCAGAATATACTAAGCGCATTGCTTTTTATCGTTCCCAACAATTAATTGTGCATACTCAGCAATTAAAAGATATTCTGCATCAACAATTTCAGATTTCTCAAGATCAAGTCAGTGTTTTACCTCATGGGGAACTTGGTAGTTTATATCAGCGGCGCAGTCATCAAAAAACTCAAGAACGCGAGCCATATACATTACTATTTTTTGGCCGAATTTGGCCTTACAAAGGGTTGAAATATCTAATAGAAGCAATGCCATTAATTGCTGCCAAAATTCCTGAAGTTAAGTTAATTATTGCTGGACGAGGGGAAAACATTCAAGAATATTTCCCTAATGGTTATGACAGTAACCAAATTGAATTATTAAATGACTTTATTCCTCCAGAAGAGGTAGTAGAACTATTTCAACGCAGCACAATTTCGGTTTTACCCTATATTGAAGCATCCCAAAGTGGTGTTGTTACCCTATCTTACGGAATGGGAACACCAGTTATTGCCGCTGATGTGGGGGGATTAAGTGAGATAGTGAAACATCAAAAAGATGGATTGTTAGTACCACCACGGAATGCCCAGGCTTTAGCTGATGCCATTATTTTTTTGTTAAGCGATCGCAATTTACAACAGCAGATGCAAATAGCAGTTCTAGATCGATGCCAACAGGATTTAAACTGGTCGAATATTGCCAAGCAGACTCTACAGGTATATTATAAAGCTATAAACAAGTAA
- a CDS encoding polysaccharide biosynthesis C-terminal domain-containing protein: protein MLVNRVAQGIVSFAITAAIARSLGAYALGQYLLAFSYYYIFVNIFSQGFKTLFTREIACNPETTPVYLVNGTLLQLVFSIIGYIALVILVFILPYNTDTSSICYIMGLTVIPFSLSNITEAIFQAQEKMHLIAISTVPIYILRLLAMIWIIQLHYGIQHISIIFVISETLIFIIQWFLLTKIIQLKWKINQAFIWETIKSARTFFAIETIGIIAIKMDILILSLLGNEVLIGLLGAVVQLLQPFYLVSTSVNLAAFPGISRAVSLGKEKQREAAQNVIEILLCMSLPFLLGILFFGDELVLFVYGDKSFAQALIVLHISSLSLITSSFSRTFSYLLLANGFERFNLIEVFITTTVGGLAGVVLISKYNLLGAASMNLVLSITNFSIFTYVVYRYIFSLQLWRIIRRPLLISGLMLIVFLILKKIYLNFLLTMILATCFYIFFAGLLTIRQSGGFNSVWKRLQKKG, encoded by the coding sequence ATGTTAGTCAATAGGGTAGCCCAAGGGATTGTTAGCTTTGCTATCACTGCTGCTATAGCTCGTTCTCTAGGAGCTTATGCATTGGGTCAATACCTACTGGCATTCAGCTATTACTACATTTTTGTTAATATTTTTTCTCAGGGTTTTAAGACTTTATTTACCAGAGAAATAGCTTGCAATCCGGAGACAACACCGGTTTATTTGGTAAATGGTACTTTATTGCAGTTGGTTTTTAGCATTATTGGTTATATAGCACTAGTTATTTTAGTTTTTATACTGCCATATAATACTGATACTTCATCTATTTGTTATATCATGGGTTTAACTGTGATACCATTTTCTCTTTCTAATATTACGGAGGCAATTTTTCAAGCTCAAGAAAAAATGCACTTAATTGCCATTTCTACAGTGCCAATTTATATCTTACGTTTATTGGCAATGATTTGGATAATACAGTTACACTATGGAATTCAACATATTTCTATCATTTTTGTAATTTCAGAAACATTAATTTTCATTATTCAATGGTTTTTACTTACAAAAATAATTCAGCTAAAATGGAAAATTAATCAAGCTTTTATCTGGGAAACTATCAAATCAGCTCGGACATTTTTTGCTATTGAGACAATTGGAATTATCGCTATTAAAATGGATATACTAATTCTCTCTCTTTTAGGTAATGAAGTGCTAATTGGTCTTCTGGGTGCTGTTGTACAATTACTACAACCTTTTTATCTTGTTTCTACTAGTGTAAATTTGGCAGCATTTCCTGGTATTTCTAGAGCAGTATCTTTAGGAAAAGAAAAGCAGCGTGAAGCAGCACAGAATGTGATTGAAATACTACTTTGTATGAGTTTACCTTTCTTGCTAGGAATTTTGTTTTTTGGAGATGAATTAGTATTATTTGTCTATGGTGATAAAAGCTTTGCACAAGCATTAATAGTTCTACATATCAGTTCTCTATCATTGATTACATCTAGTTTTTCTCGGACTTTTAGCTATTTACTACTAGCAAATGGTTTTGAGAGATTTAATCTCATAGAAGTGTTCATTACTACTACTGTCGGGGGTTTAGCTGGTGTAGTTTTGATTTCTAAATATAATTTATTAGGTGCGGCTTCTATGAATTTAGTTCTTAGTATTACTAATTTTAGTATATTTACTTATGTAGTGTATAGATACATTTTTAGTTTACAATTATGGCGAATTATTCGTCGTCCCCTACTAATTAGCGGTTTAATGTTAATTGTATTTTTAATTCTGAAAAAGATTTACCTAAACTTTTTATTAACCATGATTTTAGCAACTTGCTTTTATATATTTTTTGCAGGATTACTTACTATTCGCCAATCTGGTGGATTTAATTCTGTATGGAAAAGATTGCAGAAAAAAGGGTGA
- a CDS encoding methyltransferase domain-containing protein, which translates to MEPRGQELITLYKHNYRIPAAAEITEEMIRNHWELEKNLVKNLWESTPENRWEVFEKSYTTLYSDLEWLNNFSVENTQHLNQYETWLGILVSPPKKIYEVGSGKGEMIEYFAKCGFECKATEITKERGSKHITDSSNNLSWGNSDGVHLDQFEPTDFYDFVVSNQVIEHFHPNDLNTHFQSVYQILNQQGSYIFTTPHCHTGPHDLSVVFGYDYPQCMHLKEYTYHELHQSLKLAGFKSIYSAVPGKLRKFLSKLGLGNEKKIRKVGIFYFHLMLIMENLLLVIKSKKQRRSLSKFLRKIYLFADNIFLVAQK; encoded by the coding sequence ATGGAACCCAGAGGACAGGAACTGATAACTCTTTACAAGCATAACTATCGTATCCCTGCTGCTGCGGAAATAACCGAAGAAATGATACGTAATCACTGGGAGTTAGAAAAAAATTTGGTAAAAAACCTTTGGGAATCAACTCCAGAAAATCGCTGGGAAGTATTTGAAAAATCCTATACGACTCTTTATAGTGACTTAGAATGGCTAAACAACTTTTCTGTAGAAAATACACAACATCTCAATCAATATGAAACCTGGTTAGGAATCCTAGTCTCTCCACCCAAGAAAATTTATGAGGTCGGTTCTGGCAAGGGAGAGATGATAGAATATTTCGCTAAATGTGGGTTTGAATGTAAGGCTACAGAAATCACCAAGGAACGTGGTTCAAAACATATAACTGATTCATCAAATAACTTGTCTTGGGGTAACTCCGACGGCGTACATTTAGATCAATTTGAACCAACGGATTTTTATGATTTCGTCGTTTCTAATCAAGTAATTGAACACTTTCACCCCAATGATCTAAATACCCATTTTCAGAGCGTCTATCAAATTCTTAATCAACAGGGTAGTTATATTTTTACTACACCTCATTGTCATACAGGTCCCCATGATTTATCCGTGGTTTTTGGATACGATTATCCTCAGTGTATGCATCTTAAGGAATATACATATCATGAATTGCACCAATCTTTAAAACTTGCTGGATTTAAAAGTATTTATAGTGCCGTGCCTGGTAAACTTAGGAAATTTTTATCAAAACTAGGGTTGGGAAATGAAAAAAAAATCCGAAAGGTTGGTATTTTTTACTTCCATTTGATGTTAATTATGGAAAATTTGCTTTTGGTAATTAAGAGCAAAAAACAGCGCCGTTCTTTGAGTAAATTTCTGAGGAAAATTTATTTGTTCGCAGACAATATCTTCTTAGTTGCTCAGAAATAA
- a CDS encoding WecB/TagA/CpsF family glycosyltransferase, with amino-acid sequence MTIQNFPEINVLNTRFHKLTVQDLINYIVQVGKIDKKKTIIGHVNVRGMNFACQLPWYRNFMNNADLVFCDGIGVILGARILGYEIESIHRMTCPDYIESLALACEQKNVSLFLLAGEPGVTDKAIKKMQVIAPNLSIEGHHGYFDKTGSENEAVIQKINQFKPDVLYIGFGMPLQEQWILDNFNKIETRVFLPLGACLDFYTDSVYRGPRWLTDNGLEWLTRLITEPTRLWERYVVGNPLFLYRVFKQRINEGIIVNQSKKL; translated from the coding sequence ATGACAATCCAAAATTTTCCCGAAATCAATGTCTTAAATACAAGGTTTCATAAATTAACAGTACAAGATTTAATTAACTACATCGTACAAGTTGGCAAGATTGATAAAAAAAAAACAATTATAGGACACGTAAATGTCCGAGGGATGAACTTTGCTTGTCAATTACCTTGGTATCGAAATTTCATGAATAATGCTGATTTAGTCTTTTGCGATGGCATTGGTGTGATTCTGGGGGCAAGAATTTTGGGTTACGAGATAGAATCTATCCATCGCATGACTTGTCCCGATTATATAGAAAGTTTAGCCCTTGCTTGTGAGCAAAAAAATGTTTCTCTATTTCTACTGGCTGGTGAACCTGGAGTAACGGATAAAGCAATTAAAAAGATGCAAGTGATCGCACCTAATTTATCTATAGAAGGACATCACGGTTATTTTGATAAAACTGGCAGCGAAAATGAGGCAGTAATTCAGAAAATTAATCAATTTAAACCTGATGTTTTATATATTGGTTTCGGGATGCCATTACAAGAACAATGGATTTTGGACAACTTCAATAAAATTGAAACTCGCGTGTTTTTACCATTAGGTGCTTGTTTAGATTTTTATACTGATTCCGTGTATCGTGGTCCACGCTGGTTGACGGATAATGGTTTGGAATGGTTAACCCGCTTAATTACTGAACCTACTCGTCTTTGGGAACGTTATGTTGTCGGTAATCCTTTATTTCTTTATCGAGTATTCAAACAACGAATTAATGAGGGGATAATTGTCAATCAATCAAAAAAACTATAA
- a CDS encoding O-antigen ligase family protein → MNKVLIFSEQVFTVAAVMIYSGAILTLILSGGMQENEFVDFDSSLIQIINLLLYIVTIFLLVLRWRKTFYFLTLDRWITPLVLLSAVSILWSFEPGTTLKDSITMIGSSLFGLYLASRYTLKRQLELLTWAFVIMVVLSFIFAVALPKYGIMGSIHQGKWRGVFLHKNGLGARMVYSSLLFLILGYESKKHSLLMWAGLALSVLLMLLSASSSSLLNLAIIIFMFFVSQTVRLPYLVMLPVLTMIITIGELFYFWLINNANLLFASIGKDATLTGRTDLWPLVIEMIWKHPWLGYGYGGFWRGWNSEAAYIWRASGWTPTHPHNGFLALWLDLGLLGLGLFVLGLWRAIVQGLHWLRVSKTSINTYPILYITFLVISNLTESNLYASNSLTWILYVSTSFAVSQKLNELVKNPSLNYQSIDE, encoded by the coding sequence ATGAACAAGGTACTAATTTTTAGTGAACAAGTATTTACCGTAGCAGCAGTAATGATTTATTCAGGGGCAATTTTAACGCTGATTCTATCGGGAGGAATGCAGGAAAATGAGTTTGTCGACTTTGATAGCTCTTTAATCCAAATTATTAATTTATTACTTTATATAGTTACTATTTTCCTCTTGGTATTACGTTGGCGAAAGACTTTTTATTTTCTGACTCTAGATCGTTGGATTACTCCTTTAGTTCTGTTGTCTGCTGTTTCTATTCTTTGGTCATTTGAGCCAGGAACAACATTAAAAGATAGTATTACTATGATCGGTTCTAGCTTATTTGGGCTTTATTTAGCATCCCGTTACACCTTAAAGAGGCAATTAGAATTATTGACTTGGGCATTTGTGATTATGGTAGTATTGAGTTTTATTTTTGCCGTAGCATTACCAAAATATGGTATCATGGGCAGTATTCATCAAGGAAAGTGGCGAGGAGTATTTCTACACAAAAATGGTCTAGGAGCGAGGATGGTTTACAGTAGCTTACTTTTTTTAATCCTGGGTTATGAAAGTAAAAAGCACAGTTTATTGATGTGGGCAGGGTTGGCTTTATCAGTCCTGCTGATGTTGCTGTCCGCGTCAAGTTCATCTCTGCTTAATCTAGCCATCATCATCTTCATGTTTTTTGTTTCTCAAACTGTGCGTCTGCCATATTTAGTGATGCTACCAGTGCTAACTATGATCATAACTATAGGTGAATTATTCTATTTTTGGTTGATCAACAATGCCAATCTTCTTTTCGCATCAATTGGTAAAGATGCCACCCTGACTGGTCGCACAGACTTGTGGCCATTGGTGATAGAGATGATTTGGAAACACCCTTGGCTTGGTTATGGTTATGGTGGATTTTGGAGAGGATGGAATAGTGAAGCTGCCTACATTTGGCGTGCTTCTGGATGGACACCAACTCACCCTCATAATGGCTTTCTGGCTCTTTGGTTGGATTTAGGTCTCTTAGGATTAGGGCTATTTGTCTTAGGACTTTGGCGCGCTATTGTCCAAGGATTACATTGGTTGCGTGTCAGTAAAACATCTATTAACACATATCCGATTTTATATATAACTTTTTTAGTGATCAGTAACTTGACTGAAAGTAATTTATATGCTTCCAACAGTCTGACCTGGATACTTTATGTTAGTACATCCTTCGCCGTATCACAAAAATTGAATGAGCTAGTTAAAAATCCGAGCTTAAATTATCAATCAATTGATGAATAA
- a CDS encoding polysaccharide biosynthesis tyrosine autokinase — MSKISMESRADIDLDLDRYLLMIKRQWIPAASIFVATVVLGALATTRLKPSYEAEGKLLFKLPTFQVLGNNLLSSSSEGGSGDLKSLVSTQNPISTEIEVISSHPVLQQTINKLELKNNKGEVLQVEDLKKLLTLKIIGGTDVLKVSYQSVDAKEAAAVVNTVMNLYLENDIQTNRTEVETTYKFMARQLPQVQAAVNLTEVRLRKFKQKNKIIDLAEETKSVVTIIGNLETEINTVKSQLEDVNAQTNTLRQKIALNSQQAIAISSLNNSPAVQGILTQLQQIDQQLAIERSRYSDDNPVIISLESKKANLNNLLQTQIQKTLGTATQVPEDQLQIGQLKQQLIQSFLQAEIQRTGLTQKIASLYNSLSVHQRRGKIIPLLVENQRDLERKFDVAQSTYETILKKAQELQVAQNKNTANARIISQAEVPQKQTSGKKLIILVAAITLGAFFATTTILLIELSDKSLKTLQEVKDIFEYPFLGIVPLSNKKGKKRHQGKEGQREEIIVRDAPYSLSSEMYRMIQANLRMLSSDKLFNTIVITSAVAKEGKSTVAANLSAVLAQLGYRVLLVDADMRIPSQHRLWQVNSLVGLSEVLVSQAEFNLAVCKPMDNLDLLTAGVRPPNPLALLGSKRMASLIKEFSTQYDFIIIDAPPLLVGADALTLGKMTDGILLVANPGILDFKSAMSTKEILNNSKCNVLGLLVNGVSDQDDTNYNHLYNFEESFKTQALNNPFLSIWEKIK; from the coding sequence ATGTCCAAAATATCTATGGAATCTAGAGCAGATATTGATTTAGATTTGGATCGTTACCTGTTGATGATCAAACGGCAATGGATACCGGCTGCTAGTATTTTTGTAGCTACAGTTGTTCTTGGTGCATTAGCTACAACCCGTCTTAAGCCATCCTATGAAGCAGAAGGTAAATTATTATTTAAACTTCCCACTTTTCAAGTCTTAGGTAATAATCTTTTATCTAGTAGCTCTGAGGGAGGATCAGGAGATTTAAAATCTCTGGTATCCACTCAAAATCCTATTAGTACAGAGATAGAAGTAATTTCTTCCCATCCTGTGTTACAGCAAACAATAAACAAACTGGAACTCAAAAACAACAAAGGTGAAGTTCTACAAGTCGAAGATCTAAAAAAGTTGCTGACCTTGAAAATTATTGGTGGTACAGACGTATTAAAAGTAAGTTATCAAAGCGTTGATGCCAAAGAAGCAGCCGCAGTAGTGAATACGGTAATGAATCTTTATCTAGAAAATGATATTCAGACAAATCGTACTGAAGTAGAAACAACTTATAAATTTATGGCTAGGCAGTTACCTCAAGTGCAAGCAGCCGTTAATCTGACTGAAGTAAGATTACGCAAATTTAAACAGAAAAATAAGATTATAGATTTAGCAGAAGAAACTAAATCAGTCGTTACGATTATTGGCAATTTAGAAACTGAGATTAATACTGTTAAATCACAGTTAGAGGATGTTAATGCTCAAACTAATACACTACGCCAAAAAATAGCGTTAAATTCTCAGCAAGCGATCGCTATCAGTTCCCTAAATAATTCACCCGCAGTCCAAGGAATTCTGACACAACTTCAACAAATAGACCAACAATTAGCAATTGAACGTAGTCGCTATTCCGATGATAACCCAGTAATTATCAGTCTTGAATCCAAGAAAGCTAACTTAAATAATCTCTTGCAAACTCAAATTCAAAAAACTCTTGGTACTGCAACACAAGTTCCCGAAGACCAATTACAAATTGGACAACTTAAACAACAATTAATTCAAAGTTTCCTGCAAGCAGAAATACAACGCACTGGTTTGACTCAAAAAATTGCTTCTTTATATAATTCCCTTTCTGTACATCAACGCAGAGGTAAAATCATACCCCTGTTAGTAGAAAATCAACGTGATTTAGAACGAAAATTTGACGTTGCTCAATCTACTTATGAAACTATTTTAAAAAAGGCTCAAGAATTACAGGTAGCACAAAATAAAAACACAGCCAACGCTAGGATTATTAGTCAGGCTGAAGTTCCCCAAAAACAAACGTCAGGCAAAAAGCTAATTATTTTAGTAGCAGCTATAACATTAGGGGCATTTTTTGCCACGACTACTATTTTACTAATTGAACTTAGTGATAAATCTTTAAAAACACTTCAGGAAGTTAAAGATATATTTGAATATCCTTTTTTAGGGATAGTTCCATTATCAAATAAAAAAGGGAAAAAGCGGCATCAAGGAAAAGAAGGACAACGAGAAGAGATTATCGTCAGAGATGCACCTTACTCTTTATCAAGTGAGATGTACAGAATGATTCAAGCTAATCTTAGAATGTTAAGTTCAGATAAGCTATTCAATACTATTGTTATTACTAGCGCAGTCGCAAAAGAAGGAAAATCTACCGTTGCAGCTAATTTATCAGCAGTTCTAGCTCAACTCGGATATCGAGTATTATTAGTTGATGCAGATATGCGGATTCCTTCACAACATCGTCTCTGGCAAGTGAATAGTTTAGTTGGCTTGAGTGAAGTCCTGGTTTCTCAAGCTGAATTTAATCTTGCCGTATGTAAGCCTATGGATAATCTTGACCTGTTAACTGCTGGTGTTAGACCTCCTAATCCTTTAGCTTTGCTTGGTTCTAAACGGATGGCATCACTAATTAAAGAATTTTCTACTCAATATGATTTTATAATTATTGATGCTCCACCATTACTTGTTGGGGCTGATGCTTTAACTTTGGGCAAAATGACAGATGGTATTTTGCTAGTTGCTAATCCTGGTATCCTTGATTTTAAAAGTGCTATGAGTACCAAAGAAATATTAAATAATTCTAAATGTAATGTCTTAGGTTTATTGGTTAATGGCGTAAGTGATCAAGATGATACTAACTATAATCATTTATATAATTTTGAAGAATCTTTTAAAACCCAGGCTCTTAATAATCCTTTTTTGTCAATATGGGAAAAGATTAAATAG
- a CDS encoding endo-1,4-beta-xylanase: MRKILKLTNRRNFLFGLSSLAAISAGVISRDFDRHQKIKALDHPQRDFTVSQGLSLKERAAKKGLIYGTTSTKNYLTSNPAYIAAIVENCRMFVPEWEFKWTAGNALLRPGFDRFDFSAADWIANFAATHQLLLRGHTLVWHDSLPKWFKETVNSENAEQLLQNHIQTFVKRYAGKIHSWDVVNEAIEIKDGRDDGLRISPWLKSLGTNYIDLAFRLTLVADPQALLVYNDFGLDYDTPKDEAKRNAVLKLLTGLKSQGTPIHALGIQAHLSPGGKNKFNPEKLRQFLRDVASLGLKIMITEMDVTDKNLPVDIEIRDHIVAGVYEDYLATVLDEKAVIAVITWGLSDRYSWLSEFEPRGDGTPVRPLPLDAQMRRKLAWNAIARAFDHAPQR, encoded by the coding sequence ATGAGGAAAATTTTAAAATTAACTAATAGACGGAATTTTCTATTCGGCTTAAGTAGTTTAGCTGCTATCAGTGCAGGAGTAATAAGTCGAGATTTTGATCGTCATCAGAAGATAAAAGCACTAGATCATCCTCAAAGAGATTTTACAGTTTCTCAGGGATTATCTTTAAAAGAACGTGCTGCTAAAAAAGGACTGATTTATGGGACAACTAGTACCAAGAACTATCTAACATCCAATCCGGCTTATATAGCTGCTATAGTCGAAAATTGTCGAATGTTCGTCCCAGAATGGGAATTTAAGTGGACTGCGGGAAATGCACTGCTGCGTCCAGGATTTGATCGGTTTGATTTTAGTGCTGCTGACTGGATAGCTAATTTTGCTGCCACGCACCAACTTCTCTTGCGTGGTCACACTTTAGTTTGGCATGATTCTTTACCTAAATGGTTTAAGGAGACAGTTAATAGTGAAAATGCAGAACAGTTATTACAAAACCACATTCAAACCTTTGTCAAACGTTATGCTGGCAAAATTCATTCCTGGGATGTCGTCAATGAAGCTATAGAAATCAAAGATGGTAGGGATGATGGTTTGCGAATCAGTCCTTGGTTGAAGTCTTTAGGTACGAATTATATTGACTTAGCTTTTCGTCTCACATTGGTAGCTGACCCTCAAGCATTGTTAGTTTATAATGATTTTGGTTTAGACTACGACACGCCCAAGGATGAAGCTAAGAGGAATGCTGTATTGAAGTTGTTAACAGGTTTGAAATCTCAAGGGACTCCTATTCATGCTCTCGGTATTCAAGCTCACTTATCACCAGGGGGTAAAAATAAATTTAACCCAGAAAAACTCAGGCAATTTCTGCGGGATGTGGCCAGTTTGGGCTTAAAAATTATGATTACGGAAATGGATGTAACAGATAAAAATCTGCCTGTAGATATAGAGATCCGTGATCACATTGTCGCTGGAGTATACGAAGATTATCTTGCAACCGTTTTGGATGAAAAAGCTGTGATTGCTGTGATTACTTGGGGATTGAGCGATCGCTATTCTTGGCTAAGTGAATTTGAACCCAGAGGTGATGGCACTCCCGTTCGTCCTCTCCCATTAGATGCTCAAATGCGGCGTAAACTGGCTTGGAATGCGATCGCTCGTGCTTTTGATCATGCCCCTCAACGATAA